One genomic region from Cydia amplana chromosome Z, ilCydAmpl1.1, whole genome shotgun sequence encodes:
- the LOC134661906 gene encoding MFS-type transporter SLC18B1-like has product MGYVFSRRQWMTIVVISIADFCNAICVALQAPFYPQEAEKKQCSATEYGLVFGVFELVVFLVSPLYGSHLNRIGPKLLFNGGILTTGTCAILFGMLDKVEGHGAFITLSFVIRMVEAMGNAAFLTASFAIIAKEFPNNVAVMFASLETFFGLGLIVGPALGGALYALGGYTLPFAVLGSALFCAAVMSCVALPRGNDDEDLRPAGPSIFTLLRVPGVLLAAVSIMCTSMSIGFLQATLEPHLRQFSFSPMILGLMFVINGGVYAVSAPAWGWLCDRPSIKPKYITVLGCAFIAAAFLLIGPAPFIYDQTLLWVTVLGLVLHGLGMGSQLVASFADALGTAIASGLPNSIETYGLVSGMWTSTFALGAFIGPTVSGLLFDSIGFRSSTMFVFILNLIVMLMVVVFLWTSDRASKLDVSVSAGDLLQIDGTLDGSVLIGDEYPPATQRAKSHRRGISVEQSRPPAMNSLIACSSYKNRRSPWSQRTRRYRPSYGSLDARFRGAMSVV; this is encoded by the exons atggGCTACGTTTTTTCTCGAAGGCAGTGGATGACGATAGTCGTTATTTCAATAGCAGACTTTTGTAATGCAATATGTGTAGCGCTGCAGGCGCCGTTCTACCCTCAAGAG GCCGAGAAGAAGCAATGCTCGGCGACGGAGTACGGGCTCGTGTTCGGCGTGTTCGAGCTGGTGGTGTTCCTGGTGAGCCCGCTGTACGGCTCGCACCTCAACCGCATCGGGCCCAAGCTGCTCTTCAACGGCGGCATCCTCACCACCGGCACCTGCGCTATTCTATTCGG GATGCTGGACAAGGTGGAGGGACACGGCGCGTTCATCACGCTGAGCTTCGTCATCCGCATGGTGGAGGCCATGGGCAACGCCGCCTTCCTCACCGCCTCCTTCGCCATCATCGCCAAGGAGTTCCCTAACAACGTCGCGGTCATGTTT GCGTCGTTAGAGACGTTCTTCGGGCTGGGGCTGATCGTGGGCCCGGCGCTGGGCGGCGCGCTGTACGCGCTGGGCGGGTACACGCTGCCGTTCGCGGTGCTGGGCTCGGCGCTGTTCTGCGCAGCCGTCATGAGCTGCGTAGCGCTGCCAAGGGGCAACGACGACGAGGACCTGCGCCCCGCCGGAC CGAGCATCTTCACGCTGCTGCGAGTCCCGGGCGTGCTGCTGGCTGCCGTGAGCATCATGTGCACCAGCATGAGCATCGGTTTCTTGCAGGCCACGCTTGAGCCGCACCTGCGACAG TTTAGTTTCTCGCCCATGATCCTGGGGCTGATGTTCGTGATCAACGGCGGCGTGTACGCGGTGTCGGCGCCGGCGTGGGGCTGGCTGTGCGACCGGCCCTCCATCAAGCCCAAGTACATCACAGTGCTTGGCTGCGCCTTCATCGCAGCCGCCTTCCTGCTCATCGGACCGGCACCCTTTATTTATGATCAGAC GTTACTGTGGGTAACAGTGTTAGGCTTAGTACTACACGGATTAGGCATGGGGAGTCAACTGGTAGCATCCTTCGCAGACGCGCTCGGTACAGCCAT TGCGAGTGGGCTGCCCAATTCTATTGAGACGTACGGACTGGTTTCCGGTATGTGGACGTCCACCTTTGCGCTGGGAGCGTTCATCGGGCCTACGGTGTCCGGTCTCCTGTTCGATTCCATCGGCTTCAGAAGTTCTACGATGTTTGTTTTCATATTGAATCTGATAGTG ATGTTAATGGTGGTGGTGTTCCTGTGGACTTCGGACCGCGCGTCGAAGCTGGACGTGTCGGTGTCGGCCGGCGACCTGCTGCAGATCGATGGCACGCTCGACGGCAGCGTGCTCATCGGCGACGAGTACCCGCCCGCCACTCAGCGCGCCAAGAG CCACCGGCGCGGCATCAGCGTGGAGCAGTCCCGGCCGCCGGCCATGAACAGCCTGATCGCATGCTCCAGCTACAAGAACCGCCGCTCGCCGTGGAGCCAACGCACGCGGCGCTACCGCCCCTCCTACGGCAGCCTGGACGCGCGCTTCCGCGGGGCCATGTCTGTCGTCTGA